The DNA window GTCACATGAGGAAGAGGATTGTAATGGAGTAACCCTGACCTAAATTCAACACACGTTAACTATTCTTTCCCATTCTGCTGTTCCTGAAGTATTCCTCTCATGCTATGTGGAAAGGCCACCCAAATAAACCAGGAAATCCCCACTAGTCCACCCACAGGAAGCTGAGATTACACATAGGAAGCTCAGAATATCCACACACAGAATGCAGCATCATCTACAAATATGCCACAGGACACACCCATCCAAATTAAGATACATCTTTATAGAATCAGTAATGTCCCAACACAGAATACACACTTGGCAAAATGGATGGTGATCTCTTTGTCCTCCCCAGCCAATGAGATCTTCCTTCACTTTGCCTTGCCAGTTGGGTGCTTTTGTTCACTGTTGAGTCCTCTCCTTGACCTCAGCCAATGTCACTCCCCTGGTCCTTTCTTCGGAGTCTGTAGCAGCTCATGGTACATGTCATCTTTCAGAAAACTGCTCTCAAATAAGGTCGATTTACTCTCCAAGAGGATGTTAGCAATGTATTCAGAGATTCTCCTTTACTATAATTCATGGGGAGAAGGGAGTGTAACTGATATCCAGAGTGTCAATATCAGGGACGATACAAAATATCCCATAATGTTTTGGGAGCATGGTTTGTCCTCCTTCCATGAATTACTCGGGCTGAAATGTTGATATCACTAAGGTTTGAGATTGCTTGACAGGAAGGATATTCGTTTTGCAACCCAATCATGAAGAACAAGGTTGGGGAAATGCCATTCAGTATACATATTTCTACTTCTCTCCGATGCTTTGCAGATGACTGTGACCATGTACAAAGCTGTGCTTATCTAAATAATGAGATATGACTTAGGATAAATatcttgatttgtttttcttcccagtaATGTTTTTGGAGAGGCTCCATCTAAATTTTTACAGAATCCAAATTTCCAGCCTTGTTTTCTATCTATTtgctttggaaatatttttatttctaaaaatgtcaCTGAACTCTAAAATTACTAGGGTTACTATCTTGTGAAAGTGGTGTGTAACTTTGCCTGGTTATTTGATGCAAAATTAAGCATATAGGCTTagtgatgttatttttttaatattgttgtGAGGCAACAAAAATAAGTAATCTAGTTCATTTTACTGTCAACAGTGACCCTGATAATGGTTGACTTTAGTTTTACACTGGACAGTtaaacactcaagaaaactccAGATGACCCTGTATAGAAATCCCTTTTCTCATCTCCACCTGATCTGCAGGATTCTGCAGTGGCTTCAAGGCATTTGTATTTTCAAATGAATGCCCCACGTTCTGGCTTGCCTCTAATTATTTTGGGCGTCACTCTTCAGAACAGATTCCCACACTTTGAACATCTAGTCAGATCTTGTCCAAATCCCAACATTTCATCAGACTACCCCAAGCCAACTCCTGCTAATCAATCTTCCAGGTGGCAGCATCTTCTCACGGTCTCCTGTAGCCACCAATGTTCTAGGTATCTTTAAACGCCACTTTTTATGCTTGACCTCCTTACCAAACCCAAATCCAAATCCACATCGTCACACCTCAGACACACTGCTTCTGGCTtagctttcctccttccaaatcaCATTGCACCATTCTTTGCTTGTGAAAAATCTAAGTCCATTTTAAAGAGCTGAAATGAGATACAACTGTAGATTTCCCTACTCCTGGAAAGCAGCTGCCTATGGGTCAAGGCACAGACGCTGGTACAAGTGCAGTCCAAGGGGGTAAGGCTCCACCCAACACTGCCAGGAGAGCCTTGTAATATTGTCCATTTAGTGCTGGCTTTACAGATAGGAATGATGCAAGATGTGGGgaggggtgttgtttgttttaagtgtgtgtgtgtgtgtgtgtgtgtgtgtgtgcatctatgtgaATTCTTGTGCTCTTCCTTtgcctctttttcttgtttggatgttttgtcctattctgatttgtttgttttgttttgccttattgtagtttattttactattattctttagatgcctgtttgttttctaaggagagactgAAAAAATGTGGaactggatgggagaggaggtggggaagaactggacagagagggagagaaagaaccataataagaatatattacataaataatctgttttcaataaaaaatatttgaaaggacCATCAAGGCCAGGCAATATATAGCAGGATTAGACTCCCTACAAGTCAGGCTAAGAGtccatttcatgaagctgtggGTTAAAGCCAAAGTTGCAGTGAAGACCCCAGGGTGTTGGAGACACCAGGGTTGGAGAATGTCTGAGGCAAACTACAAGCATGGAGGTGAAGCCAACCCCCAAAGAGCTGTGTGTGCTACACAGCAGAGCTGGAGCAATGGAGATACTCAAGCCCTTGGGAGGCCAGCTGACTCTATCATGAGTTCCAGGTGCCAGGAATGGAGCTGCAGAATGTGATGGTTTCCTTGTTGGGTTTGGGTCTGACCATTCTTTACTATGTCCAAATTCCTCTCTTTTGGAACAATAGTGTTGGAGAATGTAtaattgtatgttggaagtatatagAGTGTTTTTTTAATATCTTTGCCATAGTTAAGAGAATGTTTTGAAGCTCTGAATAGACTTAGATTTTGGGTTTTCAAAAGGGTTGGGActgttaacattttaaatgcgTTTTGAGGTGAAAATgaaacctgggaggcagagatggaatgTTACAATTCAAAGTGATGCATTGGGTATTAACTTGACAAGGGGTGGAGTTGTTCATCTTGATTGTCAAATTTATGGGATTTAGGATCAATATGATAACAAATCTCTGGGCagatctgtgagggattttctagatttATGTTCACCAGGTGGAAAGACCCACCTCAAATGTGGGTGGCAACATTCTGTGgatcctggactacataaaaaGGTTGAAGTTGGCTGAGACAAGCATTCActactctctgtttcctgactgtggatgcaactGGTCGTCTCCTGCTTGAACTGTAAGTCACAACAatcccttccttaagttgctttggtcagggaattttatcatagcaatgaagCAAGTAACTGTTAACACTACAAGGTGGAAGGAAGGTGTAAAGGGTGGTCAGGGAAAGGGATGGTGAAtatgttaaaaattattatatgaaattctcaaaaattaataaaatattgcaaataataataataataataataatacaaagccCAAGCCAAGCCCTCTAAACTCTGTAGAAGAGTAAGCTACACAGCCTCTTCTTTTCGTTATAATCCTCACATGCTGTAAGCATGTAACTTATTTTGTCTCTTCTATTATCATTATGTATTTATTGCCATTGTAGTTCATAAGCTAGAATCATGAAAATAGAAGCTTCTATATTACCTTCATCTTCATCTCCCAGTTTGACTGTTAGCTTCTCAGTACCCTTCGTcacaaagtgaaaaaaatcaacttCTTTGTGTAATCCTCAGTTCTAATGTGGTAGCAACCAGGTGCTTATGGTGTAAATCTGCATCTCTACTTCCTCAGAGGTAGCCGGGCTCATTTAGCTACACAAGCTTTCAGTATACATTTCTTCCATGGATGGGCAAATCATGTCAGTAAACAACTGGTGACAGTCTGTAATGTACAGTACAGTAAATGAGCATTTAATGGAAACTCTATTTTGCTTTATATTCCTCAAGCTTGAAATGCTGGGTCTACTCTCACCTATTGCTTCATCCTTGATGAAATATTAATATCAAATGTCCGTGATCTAAGAGCATGGCCTGGATTTCAGGGTCTGAATGAACCTTTGCTGTGAACAACTCAGTTGTTCTGTCTGTTCCAAATACAGATGTATGGTTAGGTAATACTACGTCTCCAGACAGTGGTCAtcagaaaaggcaggaaaaaaaggCAGGGATGAAATGGGAATAAAGAAAATAGGTTACATTCAATATGGGTACTTGATGTGGTAGTGTGCCAGCTGGGAGATGCTAATGAGAGGGGAGAGCTTGTGAGAGGCAGAGCTGCCACCTGGTCCAATAGGAAGGAAGGACTGAGGTTATCGAGGCAGAATTAACACAAGGTTGCCAGCTGGCAGCATGGACCACACGGAAGCAAACCCTCTAGATCAGTTAGAACACAAAGCCGCCAGCTCCAGGCATCTTTGACTGACATACTCTCACAGGGACCTTAATTTAGTTTACTCATTTGATCCAAACACATGTCATTGGGGACCTTCGGGGACAATCTCAGACTATGCAGTAGGAAAACAGAGGTGAACTAGAACAGTAGATGCCAAAGGGCCGGTACCAGGTATCAAGTGTCCTgatgatacatttttaaatagcatGTATAGGAAGATGTCTAAAAGTCTGAACAATGTGACTAGTGTTAGTTAATAAGAtactaactgaaaaaaaaaaaaaaaacatgagacaCAGCATATGTCTATTGATGTGAGGGAAGCTGGGATTTTCTTTTGTAGGTTCTTAGTTTCATtaatacaataattaaaaattctCTCAGAAGGAAACTCAATGCTATTAGAGTTTGAGAGAAAACTAACCAGGAAAACTAGGTGAAAATCATGGAAGCTGCTGGAAGGGAAGAGGTAGATGGAAGGGAAAGTTTTAAGTTAAACATGGAGGTTGGTAAGTAACTGTAGAAAGGGAGATAGAGACTTCAGAGAACAGTGAGAAAGTCCAGAGTACCCATCCAGGGCAGCATGCTAGGGTTCTGAGTGCCCAGGGAAGCATGCTAGGTTTCTGAGAACCTAAGGAAGCATGCTAGGTTTCTGAAAACCTAGGGAAGCATGCTAGGGTTCTGAGTGCCCTGGGAAGCATACTAGGTTTCTGAGTGTCTGGGGAAGCATGCTAGGTTCTGCTGGAATCCAAGTAAGAGATAGAAAGAAGGAGGACAATTTCTTCTTTAGCTGAAGGTTTAAGTCTATTGCCTCATGAAGGGGCCTCTGCCAAGGACATTTCTGGAGGTTTCCTGATTAGCTCCCTGTTCCTAAAACTGGCTAACCAGTTTCTACCCGTTGCTCTTGTTATAACCTTAGGTCCCATAATCATCCTTCAAGGCCTGACAGTCAACAAGACTGGAGACCATAAACTCTTTCTGACCCAACTACAGCCCATCTCCTAAATGATTTTGGGAACCCAGCCCTCCCTTCTGGAATTCCTGGCTTCTAGAAAGACAAGGGTCAAAGCTGCTCACTACCCAGGTTCCTGCATGTTCTCCGCAGAAGGAGGCTTACTGGGAGGCTCTCCAGGAACTGCCAACGATGGTCTTTTGTGGTCTTGTTTgcttgggggttttttgtttgttttgttttgttttatcagcTGCTTTGCCCCTGATTACAGAGCACAAATTTCTTCAAGAGCAATGCTCCTACCAAGAGAGGCTTCTGCTCAGGGCTCTGCTTCTGGCTCTATGCAGAATGCCAACAATACTCTCTGCATCTCTCAGGAATTGCTGTTTCCCTTCCGCAAGAcctcccttccacttcctcaCCCGCAAAACAGATAATTGCTTCTACCCTGTCCCCCAGAAAGAACTTTTAAACTAGCATCTCTTCAAACACTCTCTGCCAGAGACTTCTTTTTCTCTGGCCTTTGCCATCTCTAGCTATGGACACTATCTCCCTTAGATTTTTtttgggtgggagggtggggggtgagggcACTTCCTGAAATTCATGCTTCTTGCCATTGGAATCTGTCACTGGAGCCATTGCTGAGTTGTAGGTCTCCTGAACACTGGGAACTGTTGGCCAATTGTCTTCGAGTGTGGCCAGGCCAGacattccttttctgtttgtataGTTAAAGAGCTGGCTGGCTGGTCTGGGTCCTGGAGCACGGTGTAAATGCACAGGGATTCTGCGCCCTTCAGTGTGGATgagaacaaagcaaacagaaaagaagagataGAGAGCAGGAAGAGCACACTCAAATGAAGCAAGGCAAATCATGGGCTCTTTGCGGTTCTTCTCTTCAGGAACAACAGATCCCTGCATATGCATATAAGAATCCAGCTGAGTCTCTAATAATCGGGCTTGTACTACTGTAGCCTTCAAGTATGACAATGTAACCTGCCTGGCTGGCAGAAATGGGCATATACTAATGAGACACCTATGTCTATTCCTTAACTATCAGACCATTAAAATAACGGGCCTTGAGAATTTAGAATTCCATCAAgagcctccttcctccttctgggGGATGAAAAGACTGCTTGCTTTACgggcagggtgggtgggtggaggaggaaTCTGTAGCCAGTACAGCATCTTTACAACCTGTGAGAAAAGATTTGTAACTTGTCAGAAGATGTTGCAGGAAAGACTAGCCTTGCAGGGAGGTCTGGCCTGAGACAATGGTGGGCACCCCACCTTGGCCATGCAACTTACTTATGCATATAGCTCATCTTAAGCCTCAAGTCAGTGCTTTGCAAATAGACTTAAGGGGTAGTTgaatctcttctttcctcttcccagtggtGAATAAATCTCCcctttctgcttttcactattaatTTAGCTCTTTTAATGTGCCTATTGATGATCAACGGCCAAAACTGGTTTGTTGAGGCACAGTTGCCTTCATGTATGACCATACATCATAGGCAGTCAACCTCTGGCCAATCTGCTTTTAAGTCTTCTTTGTTGGGTTCCAATTTGAAACTTCATGCAtgggaaaaaaagggggagaggTTTTCTTCgccaaaacaaaatacatgacaACCCATGTTGTAAAAATATGAACATCCCCAATATTGTTCCTGCTATATACTTTCCTTTGCAAACAGATAGTCACCTGACAATTGTGCCTTGGTAATTAGAGATCCTCCATAATTTAATCCTCAAAACAATCCTTTTGTTTTCGAGAAAAGTCATGTTTTAATTAGCCCAGCATTTGCACTCACTCGGAAGATGTATTCCAAAACTCCTGATTTAAGCTGTGCTAAGCTGACTAGAACAGATATGCTGATCCTGCCTCTTTGGAGTTTTCTAGGCTAACAGTCAAGGAGAAGGGGAACATCTACTCCTTCACAGAGGTTCCACAAGCTAGCCTGGGATGCCAATACTGTTTCCATTCATCTCTTTTATTGGAAATCACTTTCTGAGTATCTTCTGCATTTTACCTCAAATCCCAGTTTAACTAACACAAAGTTTAAACATATTTAGTCCCAGAATAGCTAATATTGATTATGCTACCACAATCTTAGGGTACCAATTCTCctcacaaaaaaatgactttATTCATAGATTGGGATTTTAAGGGCCACAGCTAACCAAATCCCAACAgagatttaaaaatcaataaatataacatCATACCCACATAAAGTAGAGAGTGAGACAAAAGTATTATAGGGACATAAACATTTCAAACACTTTTcttcaaaagaaatagaaaatggctCCAAATGGTCAACCCAACAGTCTAGGTCATAATTGTATGGCAATGCTTGCAGAAACCTTTTGCACAAGAACACTTTCCATTCCATATTCAGTGCAGTTGATGGTACCAACAAGGCTTGGGTATATCCAGTTCATTCTCACTGGGTCTGATTAGTGGAGAAGAAGCACTTATGCCAATGTTGAGGAAGAGAAAGTTACACTTTGATGGAGGAAAAGACACAGTAGATTACTTAATGAGTTTAGAAGAAATTGTACTGACGTCCAACAACAGAGAAGCTGGAAACTGGCAATAACGGAAAGTTAGGTGGGCTTTAAAAGAGAATGGGTATGCAAGAGGGAAATGGAGATGCTTAACTAACCACTGTCTAACTGAGGTAGTCCCTTACTGCCATGTTATTGAGGCTGTACCCACAGTACAAAAACTTAACATTGAGGTCAGTGCACAATTGTTACATTCAAAGTCTTGATATTATGGCTCTTAGATGGAAATttacaaagtcttttttttttttttcaaaagtaagaatatttttctgctttgttttggtttgttgtatTGTTTGGGTGAGGGGCTATGTTGTTACCTAACAGTTAAAGATAGTGTTGGACTCCATCCACATCTCTCCATTTTTACAGGGTTTCATTCCAGGATAACACCAACAGATTTGAATTAATATTCTATGATATTATCCATGTCCCTCAATAAGGTCTCACTGGCCTACCTGGGCCACGTGTCATGGGCAGTCATGTCAGCCATGGGCAGTCACTGGTCCCAAATTCAAATTGTTTGCAAATGAGGCCTTCCTACCTCATATGAATCAGTATGTGCAGCTTGTTCTACGCAGAGTAGAAAGAAAGATGACTTGGATGATGTTCAATATGGTCAAGTTACAACTCTCTTTTCATTCCTCtataattttcattcatttgcaGCAAATCAAAAATGGCAGCTTTGCTATTAGCACTCTGTCTTCCGTGTGTTCTAATCACAATCCACTCTTCTCAATCTGCTGCAACTGTCCATGTTTCCTGGATGTCCCTTGAGTACTCCAGGAAGCTTACAGCATAGAGCTTTTCCCCATTTGTTTCCCACATGTGTCCACAAACTCAGTGTCCATCACAGTTCTAGAGAGGGTTTCTTTAGTTACCACATTTGATAAGGGAGACTCTCTCCCTGTGTGCGTGCTTGCTAGATtccttgcttatttttttttcaagtgttttaGGGTatttattgccatgaagagataccgtgaccatagcaactcttataaaggaaaaaaattaattaggtGGCTTACAGatcagttcagaggttcagtccattatcatcatggtaggacatggaaGCATGCAGtcatacatggtgctggagaagtagctgagagttctacatcttgcacagccaagaggaagtggtctgtctcaatGGGTGTGGctggagcatatatgagacctcaaagcccacctccacagtggcacacttcctccaacaagaccaaacCTACTCCAAAAAGGTCACACCTCTTAGTGCCTCTCTCTTTGGAGGCCATCTTCTTTTGAATCACCAGAACATATTACTGAAAACAATCCCATAaatagatgttttatttatttactcagttCCCCTCTATCTGTCATTTTGATACCACAGAGTTGTAATAGTTTCAATGAGATGCTCTCCATAGTCTTAGGCATttcaatacttggtccccagttggtggcactgttcgAAGTCacttaagaggtgtggccttgctagaggaagtatatcacggggcaggctttgagagtaaATAGACTCATGTCATTTCTAGTATGTTATCTTTGCTTTGTGCTTGCATTTGAAGATGTGAGCCGTCagcttctgccccagcctccatGCCTGCCTACCATGACAGTTGTAGATTCTTGTCTTATGGAGCTGCAAGTCTAAATAAAACCCTGCAAAGTGCCTCAGCAAGCTGTTTTATCGCAGCAGTATCCTGCAACACACAGGAAGTCATTCTAGCACTATATCAGCGGTAAATGCTTGGTGAATATTTTGTAAAGTGTTTCTTGAGGGTATCAgtcagtgtgtgaatgtgtatccAACTTCTtaatcattttcattcattttacctaccaaccacagatccccctctcatccctcctctcatcccccccccccccgcattctTCCACAGTCTCCTCCTCCagcagggtaagttctcccatgggaggGACAGCTAAGCCAGGTACATTCAGTTTAGGCAGAACCAAACCTCTCCCCACTTTATCAGTGGTGAACAATGTGCCCATCCATAGGTAaagggatccagaaagccagctcatgcaccatagatagatcctgatcacactgccattgagaagtcaggtgttgttctgctgggtctgcctttatatgttatttggccttttttctttgcagctctcaatattttttctttattctgtatgtttagtgatcTGATTATTATGTAGTGAGAGGACTTCTTTTTTtggatctagtctatttggtgttccatTACCTTCTTGtctcttcataggcattttcttcttctccttctatgattttgtttgttagggaccaagatgtcaggaaccaaacatgaaccatggaaaaatactagctaggccaaagaacaagttataagaccaGTGCCCTtctccagagcagtaacacctgtttactaaccagaggctcccaaagataagaagacattccacaatcgggtgccatgacaaccaaacataaagagcattccatggtcagttagcatagcaacagaataaatggcccctgaccagtgaccttagccgacatcttgcagttgcacaatctgcacatctcccatgttctcaccccttccatgtcccttccccttccctccttcctaccccctcccctcctatgctatataagccttgcagaggaaaataaaatctgcacCTTGAtgagaatcctgtcttgctgtcatccctTTGTGtctcctgtttctttcatttgctcccacaggtgggtcgcccctgttgaaaccccgctggccggggcatttGTTggatgtattttctgtgcctttgagttggtattcttcttcttccatccATATTATTCTtaaggtttggtcttttcatgttgtcccagatttcctggacattttgtgttatgacatttttggtcttaatgttttctttgtctgatgaatctatttcctctactgtaTCCTCCACactagagattctctcttccatctctttctttctctcttttttttaattggtttttcaagacagagtttctctgtatagcattatgcctttcctggaactcacttggtagcccaggctggcctcgaactcagagatctgcctggctctgcctcccaagtgctgggattaaaggtgtgcaccaccactgcctggcaattttgAGGATTGTGATATGCAGCTTCATACACAGAAGAACTCTGTAAGCTGGAGCATGATGAAAATATAACCCTATACTTTGTGCCTTTATCGTTTAATTTCCTTGCTCCTCAGGGTTGCAGTAATGGAAAGGTAAAGGTTTCTAGATTACAGCTTATATATTAcagtccattactgagggaagccaaggcatgaCTGGAAAGTACATGAAGCAGAACCACAGACAGTTCCCCCACCAAAGACGTGCCCACAGGCCAGTGTGATCTAGGCAATACCTCACTCCAGGCTTTCCTCTCCAATGACTCCAGGCTGTAGGAATTAAACCCCCTAGGACAGTCAAGGACCATGAAGGCCGAGTGTTCTTTTACTAAATTTCTCTTAAGCACTGTCTAGAGGTCTGTTTAATGAACACCAATTGGAACCCCTCCCCGCCCTGTTCATTAATGTCAGAAAAACACATCTATACCTTCATCTTACCATTCACTTTACTCTCTAATCTAGATTTCCCAGCTTCTGATACTTAAAGATAGAAGAATGAGTACATTTTCCCTTCAGGGTCACTGACACTGTTAAGTGAAATGTGCATGTGAAAGCAGCTTCAAGTAATTATTATTACAGATATTTAAGctaattttgtatttgtgtgtttgcttcCTTTTAAATAACTTTAATAGATGACTAACCTATAGAAGGAATtccaaatacagaaatatttgaTTTGGATTGTTTTCCTTGCCTTAGGGGACCATGGACATTGAAGCATACTTTGAAAGAATTGGTTATCAGAATCCCAGGAAAACAGTGGACCTGCAAACATTAACTGAAATCCTTCAGCATCAGATACGAGCTATTCCCTTTGAGAACTTGAACATCCATTGTGGAAAACCCATGGAGCTGAGCTTAGAGGCCATCTTTGATCATGTTGTGAGGAAGAAGCGGGGTGGGTGGTGTCTCCAGTTAAACCATCTTTTCTACTGGGCTCTGACCATGATAGGTTTTGAGACCACAATGTTGGGAGGACATGTTTATGCTTCCTCAGCCTGCAAATATAGCAACACCATGCTTCACCTTCTGCTACAGGTGACCCTCAGTGGCAAAAAGTACATTGTAGATGCTGCATTCCCATTTTCCTGCCAAATGTGGGAGCCTCTGGAATTAATTTCTGGGAAGGATCAGCCTCAGGTGCCTGCCATCTTccacttgacagaagagaatggaACTTGGTACCTGAGCCAAACTATAAGACAACAATATATCCCAAACCAAGAATTCATTGATTCTAACTTTGTTAAGAAGAACAACCACCGGAAAATCTACTCTTTTACTCTTGACCCTCTAACGATTAAAGATTTTGAGTCTGTGAGTGCATACTACCAGACGTCTCCAACCTCTGTAATGGTGAATACATCATTTTGCTCCCTGCAGACCCAAGAAGGGGTTCATGGATTACTGGGCACCATTATTGCCTACAAGAAGTTCAATTATAAGGACAATGTTGATCTGGTAGAGTTGAAGActctgaaggaagaagaaatagaagaagtaCTGAAGCGTGTATTTGGTATTCACTTGGAGACAAAGTTTGTGCCCAAACATGATAATGATATTCTTACTTTTTAGGGGGAAAGGTCCTTAGTGTTTGTTTCTATATGTACTTATTtttccatgatttaaaaaaaaacactcaaattATGCAAATTAGGTGACAGATTAATAAACCCTGAATCAATACAAAGTTCATCAATGTCTGTCCCCTACATTATGTTAAGAAAATCCTAGACATCAAAtccttttcttataaaattaCCCACTTCTGTAACTAAATGACTTTTAGAGAAACATGCCATCTAAAATTTAATTACAATAAAAGTATTTTGGTGGTGATATAGTTGTCATGATTTTATACTGACATTATTGACCTCCATATTGACTCATTGCTGAATTCACACAAAGGCTTTAATAGTAGTTAAATAAAGTGTATGTATAGTGCACACACTATATTCACCTAGCAAAGATTCAAATTCATTTTCACAAAATGCCTTTCAATGACTTAAAGGAGAAGCAGGGAAGAATGAGATCCCATGTTGGTCACAAGTAACTTTGAAAACAAGAATGACACCAGCAGAAATCCCCGAGAGATGAGAAGCCAGGGGCATGGCACAGCAGTCATTTCTCTCACGATGGCTTTGACTACCGTAATTCTACATTCATGAGGTTtcatatttagaatattttgcTTTGATTAAATAGATTGTATATAAAGTAGCAATTGTAAGTTATGGAACACATATCAGATGGAAAACAGCGGAAAGGATATTGTTGACTACTATAATAAGATCAGAGGTTTTAAAGGAGTAACTGAATTCTGAGTCTAGGTGATTTTTCCACAgttgtgtattggtgaaattattaaggccactccacgtagttaaaagggaggtttattttgtagggtaacttacaaatgaaggggtaggttgcagggtctggcaaaggtatagcacagtccggcagtgttctctggagaactctgctcagtctacctcctgcgtccagcgtccctgaaccaagagagcgacctcctcttgatcctcggtcttccgctccctcctctgccctgccttgtgggcgtgatcattactgaagcctcaatgggggttggaacttccaggccaatgctgggatggctatccactacagttgtGTCTTCTACATGAGCTCTGTCTTATCTGAAAACCACATTCTCATGGTTCCTTCCACTCACTGTTATAAGAAATAAACACATCAATTCATTTGTAT is part of the Onychomys torridus chromosome 17, mOncTor1.1, whole genome shotgun sequence genome and encodes:
- the LOC118569094 gene encoding arylamine N-acetyltransferase 3-like, with translation MDIEAYFERIGYQNPRKTVDLQTLTEILQHQIRAIPFENLNIHCGKPMELSLEAIFDHVVRKKRGGWCLQLNHLFYWALTMIGFETTMLGGHVYASSACKYSNTMLHLLLQVTLSGKKYIVDAAFPFSCQMWEPLELISGKDQPQVPAIFHLTEENGTWYLSQTIRQQYIPNQEFIDSNFVKKNNHRKIYSFTLDPLTIKDFESVSAYYQTSPTSVMVNTSFCSLQTQEGVHGLLGTIIAYKKFNYKDNVDLVELKTLKEEEIEEVLKRVFGIHLETKFVPKHDNDILTF